The following are encoded in a window of Malassezia japonica chromosome 7, complete sequence genomic DNA:
- the cut23 gene encoding Anaphase-promoting complex subunit 8 (EggNog:ENOG503NU5Y; COG:D; COG:O; BUSCO:EOG092613S3) — protein MPRFEALETVSDIAPARARSVLRDAAKQLAERGLSGASHCKDPVKFPTHSTPALNLGSPAWEQHTSTSRSASDGAAWTFGTQDALASPAVPTVGLISPAGDASASSAPHMSSPERPPLHVHFDAPEIVRPDSEEAETYALAKSCFDQREYDRCAWLLDQDPALSDKGRFLQLYARFLVFQRELDEEGELPPLPYTTGTEPSGPTLVPLLSHLVRPTDPFLLFLKGVILQRLHKRVEAMDCLLSSVRAFPYNWSAWQELSRTLNNANSEREQIMDLLPDSFMSVFFLEYAVRQATQVDAGNLERIDALLHYFPHSPYLLTSRAQTLYLHQELEEAADTFHEALELDPYRLDGISEYSNTLYVLDHAEALAQLVQQFARLGKDRPEVCCLIGNYYNQRSDHFRAVESFKRALRLDSEYVAAWILLGHEYLELKNSHAAAEMYRRALEINPQDYRPWHGLGQVYELNEAWSYAIHYYQKCAAIRPYDARMWASLGVCYDRLGRTADAIACFKRHLTCPLTEMESVDAISRIIDLYERDGDTVHSTLFHCLLAQVVDKSMQQLDPVLIARYAFSFVIAARFEMGELHGKLFYSKAEQRAARAGVPPRAAPAPRGDVALARDYLQKVILAGTEMTLVAEELLKKLETNSAR, from the exons ATGCCCCGgttcgaggcgctggagaCGGTGAGCGACATTgcaccggcgcgtgcgcggagtgtgctgcgcgatgccgcgaagcagctcgcggagcgGGGGCTGAGCGGTGCATCGCACTG CAAGGACCCGGTCAAGTTTCCCACGCACTCGACACCTGCGCTGAATCTCGGGTCGCCTGCGTGGGAGCAGCATACGAGCAcgagccgcagcgcgtcggacgGTGCGGCATGGACGTTTGGCACGCAAGATGCACTGGCGTCGCCCGCTGTGCCGACCGTCGGCCTGATCTCGCCTgccggcgacgcgagcgcgtcgtccgcgcCGCATATGAGCTCTCCGGAGCGCCCACCGCTCCACGTCCATTTTGACGCGCCCGAGATTGTGCGGCCAGACAGTGAAGAGGCGGAGACTTACGCGCTGGCCAAGTCGTGCTTTGACCAGCGCGAGTACGACCGCTGTGCGTGGCTGCTAGACCAGGATCCCGCGCTCTCGGACAAGGGGCGGTTCCTCCAGCTCTATGCGCGCTTTCTCGTGTttcagcgcgagctcgacgaggagggcgagCTGCCTCCTCTTCCTTATACCACCGGCAccgagccgagcggcccgacgctcgtgccgctgctGAGCCACCTCGTGCGGCCGACGGACCCCTTTCTTCTTTTTCTCAAAGGCGTGATTctccagcgcctgcacaagcgtgtcgaggcgatggacTGCCTGctgagcagcgtgcgtgccTTTCCCTACAACTGGAGCGCATGGCAGGAGCTGAGCCGCACGCTGAACAATGCCAActcggagcgcgagcagattATGGACCTGCTTCCTGACTCGTTCATGAGCGTCTTTTTCCTCGAGtacgccgtgcgccaggcgaCGCAGGTCGATGCCGGGaacctcgagcgcatcgatgCGCTACTGCACTACTTCCCCCACTCGCCGTACCTCttgacgtcgcgcgcacagACGCTGTACCTGCaccaggagctcgaggaggcggccgaTACCTTtcacgaggcgctcgagctcgatcCGTACCGCCTCGACGGGATCAGCGAGTACTCCAATACCCTCTATGTCCTCGAccatgccgaggcgcttgcgcagctcgtgcagcagtTTGCGCGCCTGGGCAAAGACCGGCCCGAGGTGTGCTGCCTGATTGGCAACTACTACAACCAAAGGAGCGACCACTTTCGGGCGGTCGAGTCGTTcaagcgcgcgctgcggctgGACAGCGAGTACGTGGCCGCGTGGATTTTGCTCGGGCACGAGTACCTCGAGCTCAAGAACAGCCATGCGGCCGCGGAAATgtaccgccgcgcgctcgagattAATCCGCAGGACTACCGGCCATGGCATGGCCTCGGCCAGGTGTACGAGCTGAACGAGGCGTGGTCGTACGCGATCCACTACTACCAAAAGTGCGCGGCAATCCGCCCGTACGACGCCCGCATGTGGGCATCGCTCGGCGTGTGCTACGACCGCCTggggcgcaccgccgacgcgATCGCGTGCTTCAAGCGGCACCTCACCTGCCCGCTGACCGAGATGGAGTCGGTCGACGCGATCTCGCGCATCATTGATCtgtacgagcgcgacgggGACACGGTGCACTCGACACTCTTCCACTGCCTCCTCGCCCAGGTCGTGGACAAGAGcatgcagcagctcgacccGGTGCTCATCGCGCGATACGCCTTCTCGTTCGTGATTGCCGCGCGGTTCGAGAtgggcgagctgcacggcaAGCTCTTTTACtccaaggccgagcagcgtgcggcacgcgccggcgtgccgccgcgcgcggcgcccgcgccgcggggcgacgtcgcgctcgcacgcGACTACCTCCAAAAAGTCATCCTCGCCGGGACCGAGatgacgctcgtcgcggaaGAGCTGCTGAAGAAGCTCGAGACAAATAGTGCACGCTAG
- the RDH54 gene encoding helicase (EggNog:ENOG503NU8Z; COG:A), with amino-acid sequence MATYSSEAAQDKLRAKFQTPLKRKAEDDASSSVPLVPLAHEPSFLCQWRAPQMRKHKTWQGDAILVLHTNRTTCSLRSVHDGKMLVTNAAFRKPDIQEGDELYVGGKEILIEKALDATPAQDAEQDRVETPAPPKPVARARTGAIPTSQFYATPSKPSPQPEARAVRRAAPEPHPRYDPEAPGAVVMRRPSAKHQEMYGRTLPVVDVVLDPELTRILRPHQIQGVQFLYEAVTGMAALEHGHASPGQGAILADEMGLGKTLQTIALVITLLRQSCYFSSVTTGTVDKVLIVCPLTLVVNWKREFRKWIGRSSIGILAVEGDGRTEVEKFVSGRQYQVLIIGYERLRSCAKQLAQARPPVGLVVCDEGHRLKSKDTKTTKCFDMFHTKRRVLLTGTPIQNDLREFYSMVDFVYPGMFDQYAVFKRVFEDPIMRSRAQHCSPQALELGRARSQALQLVTKGVILRRTADILSKYLPPKHEMVLFCSMSPIQKRMYALCAEFVQYQLTFSEERNYLPYITILRQLCNAPELLCTDADPSSDSSTASLLRAAESVYETGRAHRALRESGKLAVLHTLLTSVRKHTDDRVIVVSNFTSTLDLLQRYCNEQRFPTLRLDGKTKQDARAKLVAQFNRNDGSDQEPFVFLLSSRSGGVGLNLIGANRLVLFDSDWNPSTDRQAMARIHRDGQTKPCFIYRLLLVGAMDEKMYQRQITKIGLSDALVGSDTHSAEQASTVGDSFSQEEIKDIFTMHPSTHCHTHDLLRCRCEGNGTNPQALLDKDDDDVLPKMRSGFVSAAHVQKESELERNQRQQLARQLGELRHYDFQRYADLCMHDDILQHMASMQRAERTAHPPEAAQDRPFASALTSHASDTPFLEKLVEKYAAQGAPAGGGTELTYVFVKPPTSTQSETASSGTSTPHPPSGGVPSTPEPEAAAAP; translated from the exons ATGGCCACCTATTCTtcggaggcggcgcaggacaaGCTGCGGGCCAAGTTCCAGACGCCGCtgaagcgcaaggcggaGGACGatgcgtcgagctcggtgccTCTTGTtccgctcgcgcacgagccgaGTTTCCTGTGCcagtggcgcgcgccgcagatGCGCAAGCACAAGACGTGGCAGGGCGACGCGATTCTTGTCCTGCACACGAACCGCACGACGTGCTCACTACGGTCGGTGCACGACGGCAAGATGCTGGTGACGAATGCGGCGTTTCGCAAGCCGGATATCCAGgaaggcgacgagctctATGTCGGCGGAAAAGAGATCCTCATAGAAaaagcgctcgacgcgacgccggcgcaggacgcggaGCAAGACCGCGTCGAGACCCCGGCACCACCCAAGCCGGTCGCGCGGGCACGCACCGGTGCGATTCCCACGTCGCAGTTTTacgcgacgccgtccaAGCCTTCGCCGCAGCCCGAGGCAAGggcagtgcgccgcgccgcgccggagccCCACCCCCGCTACgaccccgaggcgccgggcgcggtTGTAATGCGCCGGCCCAGTGCCAAGCACCAGGAGATGTACGGCCGAACGCTGCcggtcgtcgacgtggTGCTCGATCCGGAGCTGACACGCATCCTGCGGCCCCACCAAATCCAGGGCGTGCAGTTCCTGTACGAGGCCGTGACCGGCatggcggcgctcgagcacggaCACGCGTCGcctggccaaggcgcgaTTCTCGCGGACGAAATGGGGCTCGGAAA GACGCTCCAGACGATTGCGCTTGTCATTacgctcctgcgccagaGCTGCTACTTTTCCTCGGTGACAACCGGCACGGTCGACAAGGTGCTGATCGTGTGCCCGCTCACGCTGGTCGTCAACTGGAAGCGCGAGTTTCGCAAGTGGATCGGGCGCAGTTCGATTGGCATATTGGccgtcgagggcgacggGCGCACCGAGGTCGAAAAGTTTGTCTCGGGGCGACAATACCAGGTCCTGATCATTGGGTACGAACGCCTGCGCAGCTGTGCAAAGCAGCTCGCCCAAGCACGGCCGCCAGTGGGTCTCGTGGTGTGCGACGAAGGCCACCGCCTCAAGTCCAAAGATACCAAGACGACCAAGTGCTTCGACATGTTCCACaccaagcgccgcgtcctgctGACCGGTACGCCGATCCAGaacgacctgcgcgagtTCTACTCGATGGTTGACTTTGTATACCCCGGCATGTTTGACCAGTACGCCGTGTTCAAGCGCGTGTTTGAGGACCCAATCatgcgcagccgcgcacAGCACTGCTCGCCCCAggccctcgagctcggccgcgcacgctcccaggcgctgcagcttgTCACAAAAGGCGTGAttctgcggcgcacggcggaCATCCTGTCGAAATACCTCCCCCCGAAAC ACGAAATGGTGCTTTTCTGCTCCATGTCCCCGATCCAGAAGCGCATGTATGCGCTGTGTGCGGAATTCGTGCAGTACCAGCTGACCTTTAGCGAGGAGCGGAACTATCTTCCGTACATTACCATCCTCCGCCAGCTGTGCAATGCGCCAGAGCTCTTGTGCACGGACGCGGACCCcagcagcgactcgagcaccgcgtcgctgctgcgtgcggcggaaTCGGTGTACGAGACTGGACGTGCacaccgcgcgctgcgcgaaaGCGGCAAGCTCGCTGTGCTGCACACGCTCCTCACGTCCGTTCGCAAGCACACCGACGACCGCGTGATTGTTGTGTCCAACTTTACCTCGACACTCGACCTCTTGCAGCGGTACTGCAACGAGCAGCGCTTtccgacgctgcgcctcgacggcaaGACGAAGCAAGACGCGCGTGCGAAGCTCGTCGCACAGTTCAACCGCAACGACGGCAGCGATCAGGAGCCGTTCGTGTTTCTCctcagctcgcgctcgggcggcgtggGCCTGAACCTGATCGGCGCGAACCGCCTCGTGCTGTTTGACAGCGACTGGAATCCGTCGACAGACCGCCAAGCAATGGCGCGTATCCACCGTGATGGGCAGACCAAGCCGTGCTTTATCTACCGCCTcttgctcgtcggcgcgatgGACGAAAAGATGTACCAGCGCCAGATCACCAAGATTGGgctcagcgacgcgctcgtcggcagcgacacGCATTCGGCAGAGCAGGCGTCGACGGTCGGCGACTCCTTCTCCCAAGAAGAGATCAAGGATATCTTTACGATGCACCCCAGCACACACTGCCACACGCATGACCTGCTGCGGTGCCGCTGCGAAGGAAACGGCACGAATCCCCAGGCACTCCTCGAcaaggacgacgacgatgtCCTGCCCAAGATGCGCTCGGGCTTTGtctcggccgcgcacgtccaGAAAGAGAGCGAGTTG GAACGCAATCAGCGCCAACAGCTCGCGAGGCAgctgggcgagctgcggcacTATGATTTCCAGCGCTATGCGGATCTGTGCATGCACGACGATATCCTCCAGCACATGGCATCGATGCAGCGCGCAgagcgcaccgcgcaccCACCCGAAGCGGCCCAGGACCGGCCAT TCGCTTCTGCGCTCACGTCCCACGCCTCGGATACGCCGTTCCTGGAAAAGCTCGTGGAAAAGTacgcggcgcaaggcgcgcccgccggcggcggcaccgaGCTGACCTATGTCTTTGTCAAGCCGCCAACCAGCACGCAGTCCGAGACAGCATCCTCCGGCACATCGACGCCCCATCCCCCGTCCGGCGGCGTCCCGTcgacgcccgagcccgaggcggccgccgcaccaTAG
- a CDS encoding uncharacterized protein (EggNog:ENOG503P1SW; COG:T): protein MPLSADEYAALSPEEQRAHDHAAAQREKEEQSALPYRWTQSLDHVEVNIPVPSGTRSKQVQVDLRRAGLKVAVQGTTVVEGELSKPIKLDDSTWTIDDGVLSIHLEKEKANEWWAHVVTHHPPIDTSKIAPEDSKLSDLDGESRAMVERMMYENRQKQMGRPTSDA, encoded by the exons ATGCCTCTGTCGGCGGACGAGTACGCGGCACTGTCGCCggaggagcagcgcgcgcatgaccatgctgcggcgcagcgcgagaaGGAAGAACAATCCGCTCTTCCGTACCGTTGGACGCAGTCGCTGGACCATGTCGAGGTGAATATTccggtgccgagcggcacgagGAGCAAGCAGGTGCAGGTCGAtctgcggcgtgccggcctGAAGGTCGCCGTGCAAGGCACTACAgtggtcgag GGTGAGCTGTCGAAGCCGATCAAGCTGGACGATAGCACGTGGACGATCG ACGATGGCGTGCTGAGCATCCACCTCGAGAAGGAGAAAGCGAACGAGTGGTGGGCGCATGTCGTGACGCACCACCCCCCCATTGACACGTCCAAGATCGCGCCGGAGGACTCGAAGCTGAgcgacctcgacggcgagtcTCG GGCTATGGTGGAACGCATGATG TATGAAAATCGCCAAAAG CAAATGGGCCGCCCCACATCGGACGCGTAG
- a CDS encoding uncharacterized protein (COG:J; EggNog:ENOG503P1VU), translated as MAPKVRSGNPEVSLGTNVDDGKITFGVAHIYASFNDTFVHVTDLTGKETVVRVTGGMKVKADRDESSPYAAMLAAQDCAARCKEVGITAVHVRIRGTGGVSSKAPGPGAQSALRALARAGMRIGRIEDVTPVPSDSTRRKGGRRGRRL; from the exons ATGGCGCCCAAGGTCCGCTCCGGCAACCCTGAAGTCTCTCTCGGCACCAACGTCGATGACGGCAAGATCACTTTCGGTGTTGCTCA CATCTACGCCTCCTTCAACGATACCTTTGTCCATGTGACTGATCTCACCGGCAAGGAGACTGTCGTCCGCGTTACCGGCGGTATGAAGGTCAAGGCTGACCGCGACGAGTCCTCGCCCTACGCTGCCATGCTTGCTGCCCAGgactgcgccgcgcgctgcaagGAGGTCGGCATCACTGCCGTCCACGTCCGCATCCGCGGCACTGGTGGTGTGAGCTCCAAGGCCCCCGGCCCTGGTGCCCAGAGCGCCCTCCGTGCCCTTGCCCGTGCCGGTATGCGCATCGGCCGCATCGAGGACGTGACCCCGGTCCCCTCGGACTCGACCCGCCGGAAGGGTGGTCGCCGTGGTCGCCGTCTGTGA
- the RPL38 gene encoding 60S ribosomal protein L38 (EggNog:ENOG503P6UD; COG:J; BUSCO:EOG09265OQH), with amino-acid sequence MPRQVTDIKNFLAIAGRPDAKSARIKKTVLAKGNVQTKFKLRCSRYLYTLVVDDVEKAEKLKQSLPPKMEVKEIGSKQLKK; translated from the exons ATG CCCCGTCAGGTTACGGATATCAAGAACTTTTTGGCGATTGCCGGCCGCCCCGACGCCAAGTCGGCGCGCATTAAGAAGACCGTGCTCGCCAAGGGCAACGTCCAGACCAAGTTCAAGCtccgctgctcgcgctACCTGTACACCCTTGTCGTTGACGACGTTGAGAAGGCCGAGAAGCTGAAGCAGTCGCTCCCCCCGA AGATGGAGGTGAAGGAGATTGGCTCCAAGCAACTGAAGAAGTAA
- a CDS encoding uncharacterized protein (TransMembrane:1 (o555-575i); COG:T; EggNog:ENOG503NXD7), whose product MADRAPPKAYTGIPAKYSSGGASAPTAKQNSPPQDGLMCPALHLYPLNDTFVPKQINLAPPSAQNRIKIGRYSNAKSVPNPLNGYFDSKVLSRAHAEVWSENDKVYIKDVKSSNGTFVNGTRLSPESQESEPFELHTDDVVDFGIDILTDDNKEILHHRVACRVFLVMTPEDALKLRNDFTSLYRGGVHGGTLGNAGICPGAEGGLRRGKPGINFDHVIFRLQNELQKSKMVGTELTELSSTIQNIHETLGGGTAPSQNPPYPHLVPSQGNQANGTAKAPAEPRGVDAAAFASLESQLGSTHAMLASHVERIKGLESTLAAYEHIKDEVATLKRQLEDTKRGLNVPVTNEKTNAWLAYGLPSRVRRADEDDAASVASVETATPDREAKDDAPDVQSASEIEAPDATTTIAHEAAAEHAALLARIESLETLLKERDQKDAQAKEAMQHAFDARLVRVERELVAQDAGRGAPLSHDQEHWRRAFEQRFDDQSRRWAEEQAKLKTVLDAWSNPSTPRLAGTASWGMDSEEKSSTFGRDASPENHTSALASLEHRVGPMGSACLLVALGMSLQAIVSLVRG is encoded by the coding sequence ATGGCCgatcgtgcgccgccgaaggCGTATACTGGCATTCCTGCCAAGTACAGTAGTGGTGGCGCGTCTGCACCTACCGCGAAGCAGAACAGCCCGCCGCAGGATGGGCTGATGTGCCCCGCGTTGCACCTGTACCCTCTGAACGACACGTTTGTCCCGAAGCAGATCAacctcgcgccgcccagcgcgcaGAACCGCATCAAGATTGGACGCTACTCTAATGCGAAATCTGTGCCGAATCCGCTGAATGGCTACTTTGACAGCAAGGTTTtgtcgcgtgcgcacgccgaggtctGGAGCGAGAACGACAAGGTGTACATCAAAGACGTCAAGTCGTCGAACGGCACCTTTGTCAACGGTACGCGTCTCTCGCCCGAGTCGCAGGAGTCGGAGCCGTTTGAGCTGCACACGGACGACGTCGTGGACTTTGGCATCGACATTCTCACCGATGACAACAAGGAAATTCTGCACCACCGCGTCGCCTGCCGCGTGTTTCTCGTCATGACGCCCGAGGACGCTCTAAAGCTCCGCAACGACTTTACGAGCCTCTACCGCGGAGGCGTGcacggcggcacgctcggcaacgCGGGCATCTGCCCCGGCGCCGAAGGCGGCCTCCGGCGTGGCAAGCCAGGCATCAACTTTGACCATGTCATCTTCCGTCTGCAGAACGAGCTCCAGAAGAGCAAGATGGTCGGCACTGAGCTCACAGAGCTCAGCAGCACCATTCAAAACATCCACGAGACGCTGGGTGGCGGCACCGCCCCGTCGCAAAACCCGCCCTATCCCCACCTCGTTCCGTCGCAGGGAAACCAGGCGAACGgcacggccaaggcgcccgccgagccgcgcggcgtcgacgccgcggcctttgcctcgctcgagtcgcagcTCGGCAGCACGCACGCCATGCTTGCGagccacgtcgagcgcatcaaggGCCTCGAGTCGACACTGGCGGCGTACGAGCACATCAAGGACGAGGTCGCAACGCTCAAGCGGCAGCTTGAAGATACCAAGCGTGGCCTGAATGTCCCGGTAACGAACGAGAAGACGAACGCGTGGCTTGCATACGGCCTCCcatcgcgcgtgcgccgcgcggacgaggacgatgcggcgtcggtcgccAGCGTCGAGACTGCGACGCCGGACCGCGAGGCAAAAGACGATGCGCCCGACGTCCAGAGTGCGTccgagatcgaggcgccAGATGCCACTACGACCATCGCGCACGAGGCCGCagccgagcacgcggcgctcctcgcccgcatcgagtcgctcgagacACTGCTCAAGGAACGCGACCAAAAAGACGcgcaggccaaggaggcGATGCAGCATGCATTCGACGCACGCCTtgtgcgtgtcgagcgcgagcttgtcgcgcaggacgcaggacgcggcgcaccgctcAGCCACGACCAGGAGCactggcgccgcgctttTGAGCAGCGCTTTGACGATCAATCGCGCCGCTGGGCAGAGGAGCAGGCGAAGCTCAAGACGGTGCTTGACGCGTGGAGCAATcccagcacgccgcgcctcgccggcacGGCCAGCTGGGGCATGGACAGCGAGGAAAAGTCGTCGACGTTTGGCCGCGACGCTTCGCCAGAGAACCAcacctcggccttggcctcgctcgagcaccgcgtggGCCCGATGGGGTCGGCGTGCCTGCTCGTTGCGCTTGGCATGAGCCTGCAGGCGATTGTGTCGCTGGTGCGCGGCTAG
- a CDS encoding uncharacterized protein (COG:M; BUSCO:EOG09263DQH; EggNog:ENOG503NUW7), translated as MTAKDVLSDAITAWDQAANAEKSEAPPPPPPEAPAEPAPEPVHNLPAAMQQFQQPWLSAEVPTLRLCAVRIQGLRNVRPGFLASLCKPYVDGTSGETKLGQAWYGGRTEFAPPGEPTTFRTLLEATTALSSDLSRLDMVRDIAARLEPSRLSTGNPEEDVDIVLQVKPSKRFFLKTNTSVGQSEGTASVQGKVRNVFGGAETLEGSATLGTRTRYAYNAVLSTPVMASPDVWASISALSQHRDMSSYISAHEGQHALRAALMVMRGDGVRRELAYEATHRHFHHLLPEASVAIRRLAQPSIKSALTYTMEHDTRDDAFMTTTGSHTRAVLEYAGLGGDTSFVKADGYASIARAFGQGWAWSLGARGGLLHTLDGRPACLSDRFMLGGPTDVRMFRLNSLGPRQKYDSLGGDAYWALGASLLAPIPARADWPLKFHLFLNAGQLAQVQQGKRFVPTSYSELLQPSASTGIGLLFQQGPVRLELNFGLPLLARRSDGTRKGLQFGIGLEFL; from the exons ATGACTGCGAAAGACGtgctgagcgacgcgaTCACCGCATGGGATCAGGCCGCGAACGCAGAGaagagcgaggcgccgccgccgccgccgcccgaggcgcctgcggAGCCCGCGCCGGAACCGGTGCATAACCTGCCGGCCGCCATGCAGCAGTTCCAGCAGCCG TGGCTCAGCGCCGAGGTAcccacgctgcgcctgtgTGCAGTGCGCATCCAGGGGCTGCGTAACGTGCGCCCCGGGTTCCTTGCATCGCTCTGCAAGCCGTACGTCGACGggacgagcggcgagaCAAAGCTCGGCCAGGCGTGGTacggcggccgcaccgagttcgcgccgcccggcgagcCGACCACCTTTCGCAcactgctcgaggcgacgacggcgctgAGCTCGGATTTGTCGCGCCTGGACATGGTGCGCGACATTGCCGCACGCCTCGAACCGTCGCGACTCTCGACTGGCAACCCCGAGGAGGACGTGGACATTGTGCTGCAGGTCAAGCCGTCCAAGCGCTTCTTTCTCAAGACAAATACAAGTGTCGGCCAGAGCGAGGGCACGGCGTCCGTCCAAGGCAAGGTGCGCAACGTCTTTGGTGGCGCCGAAACGCTCGAAggcagcgcgacgctcggtACACGCACGCGGTACGCGTACAATGCGGTGCTGTCGACGCCGGTGATGGCGTCGCCGGACGTCTGGGCGAGCATTTCGGCCCTGTCGCAGCACCGCGACATGTCGAGCTACATCAGCGCACACGAAGGACAGCACGCGTTGCGTGCGGCACTCatg GTCATGCGtggcgacggcgtgcgccgcgagcttgCGTATGAGGCGACACATCGCCACTTTCACCACCTCCTCCCCGAAGCCTCTGTCGC GATccgccgcctggcgcagccCTCGATCAAGTCGGCACTGACCTACACGATGGAGCACGATAcccgcgacgacgcgtTCATGACCACGACCGGAAGCCACACGCGTGCTGTGCTCGAGTacgccggcctcggcggcgacacGTCGTTCGTCAAGGCCGACGGCTACGCCTCGATCGCGCGCGCATTTGGGCAGGGCTGGGCGtggtcgctcggcgcacgcggcggccttTTGCACACACTCGACGGGCGCCCCGCGTGCCTGAGCGACCGCTTCATGCTCGGCGGCCCGACCGACGTGCGCATGTTCCGCCTAAACTCGCTCGGACCCCGCCAGAAGTACGACTCGCtgggcggcgacgcgtactgggcgctcggcgcctcgctcctTGCCCCGATtcccgcgcgcgccgactgGCCGCTCAAGTTCCACCTCTTTTTGAATGCCGGccagcttgcgcaggtccAGCAGGGCAAACGGTTTGTGCCTACGTCCTACTCTGAGCTACTGCagccgtcggcgtcgaccgGTATCGGCCTCCTCTTTCAGCAGGggccggtgcgcctcgagctcaaCTTTGGCCTGCCGttgctcgcgcgccgctccgacggcacgcgcaaAGGCCTCCAGTTTGGCATCGGCCTCGAGTTCCTATAG
- the rpc25 gene encoding DNA-directed RNA polymerase III complex subunit Rpc25 (EggNog:ENOG503P1TA; COG:K) produces MFILTEIEDTIRVEPKYFAKESAQAISDQINAKYANRILQDVGLCISVHDIQKASEGRVRWGDGCLYYTVLFRLVVFRPFTNEVLVGRISSSTSEAIRVSMGFFDDIYIPPHLLPTPTAFDYQEQAWFWLLDPASDEHCADPLLSAPEERMYLDVGETIRFAIESDNFFDLEPGPAVGEGKLGETPQGVGSIPGAPGAKGAANYSSYKIIGSIAGQGLGLVSWWAGAEQVSVEG; encoded by the exons ATGTTTATCCTCACCGAGATCGAGGACACGATCCGCGTCGAGCCCAAGTACTTTGCCAAGGAGAGCGCGCAGGCGATCTCTGACCAAATCAACGCGAAATACGCGAACCGC ATTTTGCAAGACGTCGGCCTATGCATTTCTGTGCACGATATCCAAAAGGCGAGCGAggggcgcgtgcgctgggGCGACGGGTGCCTGTACTATACCGTACTATTTCGTCTGGTCGTCTTTCGGCCATTTACGAACGAagtgctcgtcggccgcatctcctcgtcgaccagcgAGGCGATTCGCGTGTCGATGGGCTTCTTTGACGATATCTACATTCCCCCGCACTTGCTCCCGACGCCGACTGCCTTTGACTACCAGGAACAGGCGTGGTTCTGGCTCCTGGACCCTGCATCCGACGAGCACTGCGCCGATCCGCTGCTCTCTGCGCCAGAAGAGCGCATGTacctcgacgtcggcgagacAATACGCTTTGCGATCGAGTCAGACAACTTTTTCGACCTCGAGCCGGGGCCTGCGGTCGGCGAGGGgaagctcggcgagacgccgcAGGGCGTAGGCAGCATccccggcgcgccgggcgccaaAGGCGCGGCGAACTATTCGTCGTACAAGATTATTGGATCTATTGCCGGACAGGGCCTGGGCCTTGTGTCGTGGTGggccggtgccgagcaggtaTCGGTCGAGGGATGA